The following proteins are co-located in the Candidatus Protochlamydia naegleriophila genome:
- the traN gene encoding conjugal transfer protein TraN, with protein MVMRLIAFFLAISVRGFAEPSMKDLLKEGKTLAREENKKAFELGKSISLDDLLPPNQKRKSFDADEAKDKLKKGTYHDSEAYEFVTSDRVLKNVKDNQGFHKDEFFLKHSENISKNVEKEDEIIEEETIEHESHRCKESGDPFVISLIRELNIVVDSHPSKCLGHELVIKHSTGGQAALTIKQYKGKLSADPTVEWYDVSIMGGGMKESYNVLVKWRHKSGTATCENCQREASITKEEWIYYDPSLLSLIQTPDCTLVQQTCLDANSSKSINGHSISRKCWKEQLSFVYQFPLIRECLFLKTHNCELLEQHCIQQTPFGCALWEKSFRCFSKIIKTRTSAKGVFGLGEEWKTEYQPNHSFADVAIKLSVFEEAEKDLKKAQDFDATKLTVFKGEKLQCSKNVADDLMYDCCFKYSGLAKQVGLSKCSSDELSLAERRENGLCYYVGSYEEKMLDLWKSRDEHVFCCFSTKLARVVHEEGRRQLKKGWGEPKHPDCGGFSMEELSKLNFSKMDLTEVFDQLPKKMPDGFEQKMEAFQDRIRLQVENDEVHNERL; from the coding sequence ATGGTGATGAGGTTAATTGCGTTCTTTCTTGCCATTTCTGTGCGTGGATTTGCAGAGCCTTCCATGAAAGACCTATTAAAAGAAGGCAAAACATTAGCTCGGGAAGAGAACAAAAAAGCATTTGAGTTGGGAAAAAGCATATCTTTAGATGACTTACTACCCCCAAATCAAAAAAGAAAATCGTTTGATGCGGACGAGGCAAAAGACAAGTTGAAAAAGGGGACCTATCATGACTCAGAAGCTTATGAATTCGTAACAAGTGATCGAGTTCTTAAGAACGTCAAAGATAATCAGGGATTTCATAAAGACGAGTTTTTCTTAAAGCATTCAGAGAATATTTCTAAAAACGTTGAAAAAGAGGATGAGATTATTGAGGAAGAGACAATCGAACACGAAAGTCACCGATGCAAAGAGTCTGGAGATCCGTTTGTTATCTCTTTGATTAGAGAGTTGAATATTGTAGTCGACTCTCATCCTTCCAAGTGCCTTGGTCATGAGCTTGTGATTAAACATTCTACTGGAGGACAAGCAGCTCTTACAATCAAGCAATATAAAGGCAAGTTATCGGCTGATCCCACTGTTGAATGGTATGATGTGTCAATTATGGGTGGGGGGATGAAAGAGAGCTATAACGTCCTGGTTAAGTGGAGACATAAGAGTGGTACGGCAACGTGTGAGAATTGCCAGCGGGAGGCATCCATCACTAAAGAAGAGTGGATTTACTATGATCCTTCACTACTTTCTCTTATACAGACACCAGATTGCACGCTTGTTCAACAAACATGTTTAGATGCCAACTCCAGCAAGTCCATTAATGGACACTCCATTTCTCGTAAATGTTGGAAAGAACAACTTTCATTTGTCTATCAGTTTCCATTGATTCGCGAATGTTTGTTTTTAAAAACACACAACTGCGAATTGCTTGAACAGCATTGTATTCAACAGACACCTTTTGGATGCGCTCTTTGGGAAAAATCATTTAGATGCTTTTCAAAGATAATCAAAACGCGGACATCGGCAAAAGGCGTATTTGGCTTAGGTGAGGAATGGAAAACCGAATATCAACCAAACCACTCATTTGCTGATGTTGCGATCAAACTATCTGTGTTTGAAGAGGCTGAAAAAGATCTGAAAAAAGCACAAGACTTTGATGCCACTAAACTCACCGTGTTTAAAGGAGAGAAATTGCAGTGTAGTAAGAACGTAGCTGACGATCTCATGTATGACTGCTGCTTTAAATACTCGGGGCTAGCAAAACAAGTTGGACTAAGCAAGTGCTCGTCAGATGAATTATCGCTAGCCGAGAGAAGAGAGAATGGTCTTTGTTATTACGTCGGTTCTTATGAAGAAAAGATGCTTGATCTTTGGAAGAGTCGAGACGAACACGTTTTCTGCTGTTTTTCTACGAAACTTGCTCGTGTTGTGCATGAAGAAGGTCGTAGGCAACTCAAGAAAGGATGGGGAGAGCCTAAGCATCCCGACTGTGGAGGATTTAGTATGGAAGAGCTATCCAAGTTGAATTTTTCAAAGATGGACTTAACAGAAGTTTTCGATCAATTGCCTAAAAAAATGCCCGACGGGTTTGAGCAAAAAATGGAAGCCTTTCAAGACCGCATCCGCTTACAAGTCGAAAATGATGAGGTACACAATGAAAGACTTTAG
- the trbC gene encoding type-F conjugative transfer system pilin assembly protein TrbC, with protein sequence MNLIYSATLILSLFYSSLHAENFQEPVIDQEWLGGLSQHSEDEAIHWIREKLIKEKKELGIWSPQTSLPPIEQKCKGCLQAELKDDIESPFIVFMSFSVPDDVWLSLSKELESIDGLIVLQGLPNNSFKELAEHLIHLKNKGMNATVQLHPQLFNQYEISHVPSFVLREGPSFDKVTGNVSVGYALYVMLEKGETKKAKELKERLK encoded by the coding sequence ATGAATTTGATCTATTCAGCCACTCTTATCTTGAGCTTATTCTATTCAAGTTTACACGCAGAGAACTTTCAAGAACCTGTTATCGATCAAGAATGGTTAGGTGGTTTATCTCAGCATTCTGAAGATGAAGCTATTCATTGGATCAGAGAAAAGTTGATAAAAGAAAAGAAAGAGCTTGGTATTTGGAGTCCTCAAACTTCTCTTCCACCAATAGAACAAAAATGCAAAGGATGCCTACAAGCTGAACTTAAAGATGATATTGAATCGCCGTTCATTGTTTTCATGTCTTTTTCTGTACCTGATGATGTTTGGTTATCCTTATCTAAAGAGTTAGAATCTATTGATGGTCTGATTGTCTTGCAGGGGCTTCCGAACAACAGCTTCAAAGAGCTAGCCGAACATTTAATCCATCTAAAAAACAAAGGGATGAATGCAACAGTTCAACTTCACCCCCAGTTGTTTAATCAATATGAGATTTCGCATGTTCCCAGTTTTGTTTTACGAGAAGGTCCATCATTCGACAAGGTTACTGGTAATGTCTCTGTTGGATATGCACTTTACGTAATGCTGGAAAAAGGGGAAACCAAAAAAGCTAAAGAGTTAAAGGAACGATTGAAATGA
- a CDS encoding TraU family protein — protein sequence MKCQWFHLFILYPLFSALSASEGTLMNPFTDVCWECLFPITVSSVNVTPSYQDQAEYSKYVCFCSGKPPKAGIPLSFWEPTRLVDVTRHAYKLIGLGGVSIGNETIKNRGTIGITGDGPSQYSFYHVHWYTYPIFSLLGLFADFTCVEKADLDLAYLSELDPTWYDDQLSLIMNAESALFSNPLAQLTCLTDCTASSANKPLDKLFWCAGCEGSLYPFTGSVAHHVGTAQASYLLVHRVIAKLHRTGFMKGFDEKEFCEASYMPIIKKSLYKTQLIYPIPQTKGSCHALGKSDVLWGTGKAFPVKGEDFVYLLWIKKQCCLDAVKPAATVGGVTW from the coding sequence ATGAAGTGTCAATGGTTCCATCTCTTTATCCTATATCCTCTTTTTTCTGCATTATCTGCGTCTGAAGGAACATTGATGAATCCTTTTACAGATGTGTGTTGGGAGTGCTTATTTCCTATTACTGTGAGCAGCGTTAATGTCACTCCCAGTTATCAAGATCAAGCAGAGTATAGTAAATACGTTTGTTTCTGTTCTGGTAAACCTCCAAAAGCGGGTATTCCACTTTCATTCTGGGAGCCTACACGACTTGTCGATGTGACACGCCATGCTTATAAGCTCATTGGATTGGGTGGAGTTTCAATCGGCAATGAGACAATAAAAAACCGTGGAACAATCGGGATAACAGGGGATGGCCCTAGTCAGTATAGTTTTTATCATGTCCACTGGTACACCTATCCAATATTTAGTCTACTTGGACTATTTGCCGATTTTACCTGTGTAGAAAAAGCCGATTTGGACCTTGCTTACCTATCAGAGCTTGACCCGACTTGGTATGACGATCAACTCTCTTTGATCATGAATGCTGAATCAGCTCTTTTTAGCAACCCCCTTGCACAGCTAACTTGCCTTACGGATTGTACAGCTTCTAGCGCAAATAAGCCGTTAGATAAACTCTTTTGGTGTGCTGGCTGCGAAGGCTCTCTTTACCCTTTTACTGGCTCGGTTGCCCATCATGTAGGTACAGCACAAGCCAGCTATTTGTTGGTCCATCGTGTCATTGCGAAGCTCCATCGTACAGGTTTCATGAAGGGATTTGACGAGAAGGAGTTTTGTGAAGCGTCGTATATGCCGATCATTAAAAAAAGCTTGTACAAAACCCAATTGATTTATCCCATTCCACAAACAAAGGGGAGCTGCCATGCTCTTGGAAAAAGCGATGTTCTATGGGGAACAGGTAAAGCTTTTCCTGTTAAAGGGGAAGACTTTGTTTATTTGCTATGGATAAAAAAACAGTGTTGTTTGGATGCCGTCAAACCAGCAGCCACTGTAGGTGGTGTGACATGGTGA
- a CDS encoding S26 family signal peptidase, whose protein sequence is MRRGKLLKSLVIFYVVVGAYLICDYAFKGFRINTSESLPFYFFTSSKIEHIQRDMYVTIRHPLSKSKLAKQIVGIPGDLICIENGMVHVAGKVYGEILTHSRSGSIMTPIKEGFIPEGYFFVYAMHPQSFDSRYAEFGLVQLNQLVEELCPLL, encoded by the coding sequence ATGCGGCGAGGTAAGCTTTTAAAGTCTTTAGTCATTTTTTACGTCGTTGTCGGAGCCTATTTGATCTGTGATTATGCCTTCAAAGGTTTTCGCATTAACACCTCTGAAAGCCTCCCATTCTATTTTTTTACGAGCTCCAAAATTGAACACATACAAAGAGACATGTATGTGACTATTCGTCATCCTTTGTCAAAGAGTAAACTAGCCAAGCAGATTGTTGGTATTCCCGGCGATTTGATTTGTATCGAAAATGGGATGGTTCATGTCGCTGGTAAGGTGTATGGAGAGATTTTGACACATTCTCGATCTGGATCAATCATGACACCTATTAAAGAAGGATTTATTCCAGAGGGATATTTTTTCGTTTATGCTATGCATCCTCAAAGTTTTGATTCACGTTATGCTGAATTCGGTTTAGTACAGTTAAACCAACTTGTTGAGGAGCTATGTCCTCTCTTATAA
- a CDS encoding conjugal transfer protein TraG N-terminal domain-containing protein, with amino-acid sequence MGLTVVTYGGGETLEKIFNAIAMLFNGDGQGIVRSLVIVAAIFSSAWALVKAISSQSINLLFSQYFIPVLVIYTLFFVPTTTVHIEDLLAYETSGESSAFKQKIYKVDHVPAALAIFAEYTSSIGYHLTRAIESVMHMPNDISYNTTGMIFGADAALDTKQYQLTNPSLEQNLRKFAKQCVLYDVALGKYSVAELKKSADLWEFFEKNTSNVRMINYCSPETKKCGYLSCKESLKQMNPYFEKEKAFYAKTNILGNLPLTFQALTGLSIAKEKLIGQQLVMNLLSNEYSGSRLASHRAHDQQQNTMQIAGSLAGSTLISMRGILEAIIFSGFIFVVPLALLPGGFKMIGKWATLVIWIQLWPPLYAVVNYIIQINAHEHTSAIFAGLSSDQLGLSYFSNIGLKHLQNNMIAAAGYLYTLVPMISYALLKGGEHIVSNISGSIMSPMHNAASSSAVEQTSGNYSFANTNFGQTSYKNTTGFQSNLAPSLSSGYFTDHQGGSTAIYSAGENILKQNSSDLRTSLSADDLVSESLQISEQQARSYLNSTQKTYQDSLSHQARTGSDLTTHLSNSSNYNEGISQRDGHHLQESASLLQSYAANWGEQYGLNSKESLDFLCNVAAGGGAAYFSTSGNASFGIGADRTEMLQSAKNVTDSDSFQKSYQTVQDFAKSQNFSLLQDEGIRYAQNFSSALDQVKSSQAAYQSAESYLDQTSQNASWMRQNGHLIKQSLNQDFVNWAQKKFAQEGGFSRLEEILCHGMEKDKQMLAHEFIQDMRQGQVMAYTNLWDQSPLSLVNDLDLNSANQMYNDAASNNLSLGFNNGLISWDINRKGQQLEQMYKLTKEGYQEQIQMTHGEVNTIQTESENKFSGEKGKNLLKQALPNVYNYVFETPFWNRGEE; translated from the coding sequence ATGGGGCTAACAGTTGTCACATATGGTGGCGGAGAAACGCTTGAGAAAATATTTAATGCAATCGCGATGCTCTTTAACGGAGATGGCCAGGGCATTGTGCGATCGTTAGTGATTGTTGCGGCAATATTTTCTTCTGCCTGGGCGCTTGTGAAGGCCATATCTTCTCAATCGATAAATCTTTTATTTTCTCAGTATTTTATTCCCGTACTTGTCATTTACACGTTGTTTTTTGTTCCCACAACAACTGTCCATATCGAGGATTTGTTAGCCTATGAAACGAGCGGGGAGTCAAGTGCTTTTAAGCAAAAGATATACAAGGTGGATCATGTACCTGCCGCACTTGCTATTTTCGCAGAATATACGAGTTCTATAGGCTATCATCTCACCCGAGCAATTGAGAGTGTCATGCATATGCCTAATGATATTTCATACAATACCACAGGCATGATTTTCGGGGCTGATGCAGCTTTAGATACTAAGCAGTACCAACTCACCAATCCCTCTCTTGAACAAAATTTAAGAAAATTCGCTAAACAATGCGTCTTGTATGATGTGGCTTTAGGAAAGTATTCAGTCGCTGAATTGAAAAAATCAGCTGATTTGTGGGAGTTCTTTGAAAAAAACACTTCGAATGTTCGCATGATCAACTACTGCTCACCAGAGACAAAAAAATGCGGATATTTGAGTTGTAAGGAGTCTTTAAAGCAGATGAATCCTTATTTTGAGAAAGAAAAAGCCTTTTATGCGAAAACAAATATTCTTGGAAATCTACCTTTGACTTTTCAAGCACTGACAGGTCTTTCTATTGCAAAGGAGAAACTAATTGGTCAGCAGCTTGTTATGAATCTACTATCTAACGAGTATAGTGGAAGTCGCTTAGCAAGCCATCGAGCTCATGATCAACAGCAAAATACGATGCAAATCGCGGGATCTCTTGCTGGCAGTACTTTGATTAGCATGCGTGGAATATTGGAGGCGATAATATTTTCTGGATTTATTTTTGTTGTTCCTCTTGCTTTACTACCCGGTGGATTTAAGATGATCGGCAAGTGGGCCACTCTTGTTATTTGGATTCAGCTTTGGCCGCCTCTTTATGCTGTCGTAAACTATATCATTCAAATTAATGCTCATGAGCACACATCTGCAATTTTTGCTGGCCTTTCTTCAGATCAACTGGGGTTAAGCTATTTTTCGAATATCGGTCTTAAGCATTTGCAAAATAACATGATCGCGGCAGCTGGATATTTATACACTCTGGTTCCTATGATCAGTTATGCTCTCTTGAAAGGAGGAGAACATATCGTTAGCAATATTTCGGGATCTATTATGTCACCCATGCATAACGCCGCCTCTTCTTCAGCTGTTGAGCAAACAAGCGGCAATTATTCTTTTGCTAATACAAACTTTGGTCAGACCTCGTATAAAAATACAACAGGCTTTCAAAGTAATCTTGCGCCTTCTCTTTCTTCTGGATATTTCACGGATCATCAAGGCGGATCGACTGCTATTTATTCAGCTGGAGAAAACATTCTTAAGCAGAATAGCTCAGATTTAAGGACAAGCTTATCGGCAGATGATTTGGTCAGTGAAAGTCTGCAAATAAGCGAGCAACAAGCACGATCCTATTTGAATAGCACTCAAAAAACTTACCAAGATAGTCTCTCTCATCAAGCAAGAACAGGATCGGATTTGACAACACACCTATCCAATTCAAGTAACTATAATGAAGGGATCTCACAACGGGATGGGCATCATTTGCAAGAAAGCGCGTCGCTGTTGCAGAGCTACGCAGCAAATTGGGGAGAGCAATATGGGCTCAATTCAAAAGAGAGTTTGGACTTTTTATGTAATGTAGCAGCCGGAGGTGGTGCTGCCTACTTCTCAACTTCAGGAAATGCATCCTTTGGAATAGGGGCAGACAGAACGGAAATGCTTCAATCGGCAAAAAATGTGACAGATAGTGATAGCTTTCAAAAGAGTTACCAGACTGTACAAGATTTTGCCAAATCGCAGAACTTCAGCCTGCTGCAAGATGAAGGTATTCGTTATGCGCAGAATTTCAGTTCTGCTTTGGATCAAGTTAAGAGTTCTCAAGCTGCTTATCAATCTGCTGAAAGTTACCTCGATCAAACATCTCAGAATGCTTCATGGATGAGACAAAATGGGCATCTTATTAAGCAATCATTAAATCAGGATTTTGTGAACTGGGCACAAAAGAAATTTGCCCAAGAAGGTGGGTTTAGTCGCCTAGAGGAAATATTATGTCATGGAATGGAAAAAGATAAACAGATGCTTGCCCATGAATTTATTCAAGATATGAGACAAGGGCAGGTCATGGCCTATACGAATTTGTGGGATCAATCACCACTTTCTCTCGTCAATGACTTGGATCTTAATTCTGCAAATCAGATGTATAATGACGCTGCATCAAATAATCTCTCACTAGGGTTTAACAATGGCTTGATTAGCTGGGATATTAATCGGAAAGGTCAACAGTTGGAACAGATGTACAAATTGACAAAGGAAGGATACCAAGAACAGATTCAAATGACTCATGGTGAAGTCAACACAATTCAAACAGAGAGTGAGAATAAGTTTAGCGGAGAGAAGGGCAAAAATCTACTTAAACAAGCGCTACCAAATGTATACAACTATGTATTTGAGACGCCATTTTGGAATCGGGGGGAAGAATAA
- the traW gene encoding type-F conjugative transfer system protein TraW, with product MSSLIKKIVFIGSLVTVFFDLFSKDLGVQGHVFQIGEENILEMIVRKSSSFSQDELLSIQNTIQKSIVQSCKESKALSHLTDASTKRVFYFDPTICMNQDIQDHEGAIIIKKGTCINPLSITSLAQTLIFFDATQESHLRWAKSQSEAKWVLVKGKPLELEEFEKRPVFFDQFGYLTKKLGILRIPAKVTQEGLRLRIEEAPVKERE from the coding sequence ATGTCCTCTCTTATAAAGAAAATCGTTTTTATAGGTTCTTTAGTTACTGTTTTTTTCGATCTTTTTTCGAAAGATTTGGGTGTTCAAGGGCATGTGTTTCAAATCGGCGAAGAGAATATTTTGGAAATGATTGTTAGAAAGTCTTCTTCTTTTTCTCAAGACGAACTGCTGAGCATCCAAAATACGATTCAGAAGAGTATTGTGCAGTCGTGCAAAGAATCTAAAGCTTTATCTCATTTGACTGATGCATCGACCAAACGAGTCTTTTATTTTGATCCCACGATTTGCATGAATCAGGACATTCAAGATCACGAAGGGGCGATTATTATTAAAAAGGGCACATGTATTAACCCTCTTTCAATCACGTCTCTCGCACAAACATTGATTTTCTTTGATGCAACGCAAGAGTCTCATCTTAGATGGGCAAAAAGCCAATCGGAAGCGAAGTGGGTTTTAGTAAAGGGGAAACCTTTAGAGCTTGAAGAGTTTGAAAAAAGACCTGTCTTTTTTGATCAGTTTGGTTATCTCACAAAAAAATTAGGAATTTTACGCATTCCAGCAAAAGTCACTCAAGAAGGTCTTCGGTTGAGAATAGAAGAAGCGCCTGTAAAGGAGAGGGAATGA
- the traF gene encoding type-F conjugative transfer system pilin assembly protein TraF — MKDFRWALILVVLIHSFANAGWIDRKAEGWAWYEDLEKEEEKPETIPVQPLPAAVMKQSLSPSDELAQVKKEMENSLAEAVLRPTTKSVGQYMEMQKKWVDQSGLFAQTWTHVLLEKPFLDETTKSPVSQYGIQVQKMMIQEKKETVIRQLAKERGLFFFYEGKKKASAAFALVVKAFAQRYQWEVFAVSLDQTKLEGFKNNQQDNGISRGFAVEITPSLYVVNPKTHEVVPIAFGLITIQQIENNILLQFTEPHESLDD; from the coding sequence ATGAAAGACTTTAGATGGGCATTGATTCTCGTCGTGTTGATTCACTCCTTTGCAAATGCTGGATGGATTGATCGTAAAGCCGAGGGCTGGGCATGGTACGAGGATCTCGAAAAAGAAGAAGAAAAACCAGAAACAATTCCCGTCCAACCTCTTCCTGCTGCTGTCATGAAACAGTCACTCTCTCCTTCAGATGAACTGGCTCAAGTCAAAAAAGAAATGGAAAATAGCCTAGCTGAGGCAGTGTTAAGACCAACAACAAAAAGCGTTGGGCAATACATGGAAATGCAGAAAAAATGGGTTGATCAATCAGGTTTATTTGCTCAAACGTGGACTCATGTTTTACTAGAAAAGCCGTTCTTGGATGAGACGACAAAATCTCCAGTCTCTCAGTATGGAATCCAAGTTCAAAAGATGATGATTCAAGAGAAAAAAGAAACCGTCATCAGACAATTAGCAAAAGAACGAGGATTATTCTTTTTTTATGAGGGAAAGAAGAAGGCATCTGCTGCTTTTGCATTGGTTGTGAAAGCGTTTGCTCAACGCTATCAGTGGGAAGTATTTGCTGTATCATTAGATCAGACAAAGCTTGAAGGGTTCAAAAACAACCAACAAGACAATGGAATTTCCAGAGGATTCGCCGTTGAGATTACACCCTCTCTTTATGTCGTAAATCCCAAGACGCACGAGGTCGTTCCTATTGCCTTCGGTCTTATTACCATTCAGCAGATTGAGAATAACATCTTACTCCAATTTACAGAACCCCATGAGTCCCTCGATGATTAG
- a CDS encoding conjugal transfer protein TraH yields MSIYTIFFTLSICHAWADLNKEMTHFYNKFGSSSNINSAEIYNGQKAGYMTGGGVSVRNQVVNTKLATVSLPRFDAGCGGIDIFAGGFSFINHTQLVQTLKSIGSNAKGYAFLLGLETVSPQTANTIKQLQSWANSINSIGINSCETASHLVGAVWPANTAASQQICRSLGNQDGALFSDYIDARHQCSNPKGFDRVMKDLQEDDRYRGVLMGDYNIAWEALQKHQFLMEGDGKSLKELLMSLMGTIVVKREESIEIERWPSKVEDETFVKVLLDGGQAVGYSCGIDLKKKCLMVVEKPLKIDPSNAWIGKVKDKLVGMQNKILSDTELDQQEKELLEKSRLPLYKIVNVLTAYKKGYCPIDLYQIADIVAMDLLIQFLKESISIVREGCTHLRREQMFASSVDDYLNELERVEQSIRYYETRAMNQMEREFQMMQKIDMIENQIASELILD; encoded by the coding sequence ATGAGCATTTACACAATTTTTTTTACTTTGTCTATTTGTCATGCGTGGGCTGATTTAAATAAAGAGATGACCCACTTTTATAACAAATTTGGCTCTTCCTCTAACATTAACTCAGCTGAGATTTATAATGGGCAAAAAGCTGGCTATATGACAGGTGGTGGAGTGTCTGTTCGAAATCAAGTGGTAAATACCAAGCTAGCCACTGTTAGTTTACCACGATTCGACGCAGGGTGTGGAGGGATTGATATTTTTGCTGGCGGCTTTTCTTTTATCAATCATACCCAGCTAGTGCAAACACTTAAAAGCATTGGAAGCAACGCTAAGGGATACGCTTTTCTTTTGGGTCTTGAAACTGTTTCCCCACAAACAGCTAATACGATCAAGCAATTGCAAAGCTGGGCAAATTCTATTAATTCGATTGGAATTAATAGTTGTGAAACAGCATCTCATCTTGTTGGTGCTGTATGGCCTGCAAACACAGCGGCTAGTCAGCAAATTTGTCGCTCCTTAGGAAATCAAGATGGTGCTCTATTTTCTGATTACATTGACGCGCGTCATCAATGCTCGAATCCCAAAGGATTTGATCGAGTGATGAAAGATCTGCAAGAAGATGATCGCTATCGTGGAGTTTTGATGGGGGATTACAACATCGCTTGGGAGGCGCTGCAAAAGCACCAATTTTTAATGGAAGGAGACGGGAAATCTCTCAAAGAATTACTCATGAGCTTAATGGGTACGATTGTTGTGAAGAGGGAGGAGTCTATAGAGATAGAAAGATGGCCAAGTAAAGTCGAAGACGAAACCTTTGTTAAGGTGTTATTAGATGGAGGGCAAGCTGTCGGTTATAGCTGTGGAATAGATCTCAAAAAGAAATGCTTAATGGTTGTTGAGAAGCCATTAAAAATTGACCCTTCAAATGCTTGGATTGGAAAAGTGAAAGACAAGCTTGTGGGAATGCAAAATAAAATCCTGTCCGATACAGAACTCGATCAGCAAGAAAAAGAGCTTTTAGAAAAGTCAAGACTACCTCTGTATAAAATAGTCAATGTTTTGACAGCCTATAAGAAAGGATATTGTCCAATTGATCTCTATCAAATAGCCGATATTGTGGCGATGGATCTTCTCATCCAATTTTTAAAAGAATCCATTTCTATTGTTCGAGAGGGGTGTACTCACCTTAGACGAGAACAGATGTTTGCTTCATCTGTCGATGACTATTTAAATGAGCTGGAACGGGTAGAACAAAGCATACGCTACTATGAAACGCGTGCTATGAATCAGATGGAGCGCGAATTCCAGATGATGCAAAAAATCGATATGATCGAAAACCAAATAGCTTCAGAACTTATTTTAGATTAA